The following coding sequences lie in one Calditerrivibrio sp. genomic window:
- a CDS encoding radical SAM protein, with the protein MNDRISDIIKKAFNNERLTHEEIVYLLKIDPVSEEGYAIITAGGILSRKISKNVAEVHGQFALNLAPCPVDCKFCSFAPINGIFSEAKELSIDEALKYASEFERNRECAAIYVMTTANYDFGKFIEYSTEIRKHLKPTTILIANIGDQNLSNAFKLKQAGFTGVYHAVRMGEGKDNKISKNKRLETINNFKEAGLLVGTCVEPIGSEHSFEEIAEKIIIASEINPVFSGAMRRINIPGGQLSIYPTVPEIKMAQIVAITRLATQHEVVGNCTHEPNSLGIYAGANIIWAESGANPRDTEEKTEKSRGFSVSNCSLLLKDAGWQVHSRPSYIFNMG; encoded by the coding sequence ATGAACGATAGGATATCAGATATTATAAAAAAAGCGTTTAACAACGAGAGGTTGACACATGAAGAGATCGTATATCTGCTTAAGATAGACCCTGTATCTGAAGAGGGCTATGCAATTATTACAGCTGGAGGTATATTGTCCAGAAAAATATCCAAAAATGTTGCAGAAGTTCATGGACAATTTGCTCTAAATCTGGCTCCATGCCCTGTTGATTGTAAATTTTGTTCGTTTGCTCCTATCAATGGTATCTTCAGTGAAGCTAAAGAGTTGTCGATTGATGAGGCTTTAAAATATGCTTCCGAATTTGAACGAAATAGGGAATGTGCCGCCATTTATGTGATGACAACGGCTAATTATGATTTTGGTAAATTTATAGAATATTCTACAGAGATAAGGAAACATTTGAAACCGACAACAATTCTCATTGCCAATATTGGTGATCAAAACCTTAGCAATGCTTTTAAATTGAAACAGGCTGGTTTTACAGGTGTCTATCATGCTGTTAGGATGGGGGAAGGTAAAGATAATAAGATATCTAAAAATAAGCGTTTAGAGACGATAAATAATTTCAAAGAGGCTGGTTTATTGGTTGGGACATGTGTAGAGCCGATCGGCTCAGAACACAGTTTTGAAGAGATCGCTGAAAAGATTATAATTGCATCTGAGATAAACCCTGTTTTTAGCGGTGCCATGAGGAGGATAAACATCCCAGGTGGTCAGTTGAGCATATATCCAACGGTCCCAGAAATAAAGATGGCCCAGATCGTGGCCATAACTCGTCTTGCTACTCAGCATGAGGTTGTTGGGAATTGTACCCATGAGCCGAATTCATTGGGTATTTATGCTGGTGCGAATATCATTTGGGCTGAAAGTGGTGCAAACCCAAGGGATACAGAGGAGAAAACAGAAAAAAGTAGGGGTTTTTCGGTTTCAAATTGCTCCCTATTATTAAAGGATGCTGGTTGGCAGGTACACAGCAGGCCTTCTTATATTTTTAATATGGGATGA
- a CDS encoding C-GCAxxG-C-C family protein, translating to MTGSMMNSQNLNKIEELVKEYFESGYYCSEAIIKAFEDVTSFKFSDDFKLSMTILGEGIGETGCICGALSAMIIISGFLANRDNLKNGVPLNGKVAKIKVMGIGNTLMDKFKSKFQTTCCKTIKKRAEIAFGIGQYRHCAEITAFCARTLLQMAYDEKWLENENER from the coding sequence GTGACTGGAAGTATGATGAATTCTCAGAACCTAAATAAAATTGAAGAACTGGTAAAAGAGTATTTTGAGAGTGGCTACTATTGTTCTGAGGCTATTATTAAGGCTTTTGAAGATGTAACAAGTTTTAAATTTTCTGATGACTTCAAACTCTCTATGACTATCTTAGGGGAAGGTATTGGTGAAACTGGTTGCATTTGTGGAGCTTTATCAGCTATGATCATCATCTCAGGTTTTTTGGCAAATAGGGACAATTTAAAAAACGGGGTGCCTTTAAATGGTAAGGTGGCAAAAATAAAGGTTATGGGTATTGGTAATACACTTATGGATAAATTTAAGTCTAAATTTCAGACAACTTGCTGTAAAACAATCAAAAAAAGAGCAGAGATAGCTTTTGGTATAGGACAGTATCGCCATTGTGCTGAAATTACCGCATTCTGTGCAAGAACACTTTTACAGATGGCTTATGATGAAAAATGGCTGGAGAATGAGAATGAACGATAG
- a CDS encoding rhodanese-like domain-containing protein, with product MKKNLVACFVVLFCIQVNGGIFSNYNYVKPEELYNWLKSKKNLFLLDIQPKKEFDEEHIVGAVPTYAFPVKSDVDKKKLDSVIDRLKSTDIPVIIICPKGKAGAENAYNYIKSKGIDEKRLFILKGGMGDWKYDEFSEPK from the coding sequence ATGAAAAAAAATTTGGTGGCATGTTTTGTGGTTCTTTTTTGTATACAAGTAAATGGAGGTATATTTTCAAATTATAATTATGTTAAACCCGAGGAACTATACAACTGGTTAAAAAGCAAAAAAAATCTCTTTTTGTTGGATATTCAACCTAAGAAAGAATTTGATGAGGAGCATATAGTTGGCGCTGTACCAACGTATGCTTTCCCTGTAAAGAGCGATGTCGATAAGAAGAAACTGGATTCGGTTATAGATAGGCTTAAAAGTACCGATATACCAGTGATTATTATATGCCCAAAAGGTAAAGCTGGTGCAGAAAATGCCTATAACTATATAAAGTCAAAAGGTATAGATGAAAAGAGGTTATTTATCCTTAAAGGTGGTATGGGTGACTGGAAGTATGATGAATTCTCAGAACCTAAATAA
- a CDS encoding ATP-binding cassette domain-containing protein — protein sequence MDIAHLNNISFSYDKKNNIIDGLTLAFHKGKFEGILGESGCGKTTILNIILGKISPDAGDVIRNFVKVGVVLQSDSLIENLSALKNVQYVCRDEVRSLECLEMVGLKEYAYKKTKFLSKGMKKRVEIARALAVVPDLIIMDEPFGNLDYLTKINLVSIIKHFIKGINSSFIYITHDIDEALIVCDNITIFPSKPLRNNYERIEGIQGIDRKELKNRIKRIINGKKEFSWE from the coding sequence ATGGATATAGCACATTTAAATAACATTTCTTTTAGTTATGATAAAAAAAACAATATTATAGATGGTTTGACCCTGGCTTTTCATAAGGGGAAGTTTGAGGGTATTTTGGGCGAAAGTGGTTGCGGTAAAACTACAATACTGAATATCATATTGGGAAAAATATCCCCTGATGCTGGTGATGTTATAAGAAATTTTGTTAAGGTGGGGGTCGTTTTACAATCGGATTCATTGATAGAAAATCTATCTGCACTTAAAAATGTTCAATATGTTTGTAGGGATGAGGTAAGATCGTTAGAATGTTTGGAGATGGTGGGTTTGAAGGAATATGCCTATAAGAAAACAAAATTTCTAAGCAAAGGTATGAAAAAGAGAGTAGAAATAGCGAGGGCTTTAGCTGTGGTTCCCGATCTGATTATTATGGATGAACCATTTGGTAATCTTGATTATCTAACAAAGATCAATTTGGTGTCTATAATTAAGCACTTTATTAAAGGGATAAATTCTTCGTTTATTTATATTACCCACGATATAGATGAGGCGTTAATAGTGTGCGATAATATAACGATTTTCCCATCTAAACCTTTAAGGAATAATTACGAACGGATTGAGGGTATTCAGGGAATAGATAGAAAAGAGTTGAAAAATAGAATTAAGAGAATTATAAATGGTAAAAAAGAATTTAGTTGGGAGTAA
- a CDS encoding ABC transporter permease subunit, with translation MLNIELVKTIAYSFYRLILAYILSLFLSLVMALLSEKWGNISEGLLVVFSTMLKVPNIAFLTFFMLFIGIGTPTVMMTIIVSLVPTMGLAFMSVLKQADKHVIEISDIFRVPFIRRVFYFYLPSLVESFPPIFNMSFSLAFKVMVMAEFVAGMNGLGYKLVEKKVSFNMDEVIGYIILIVLTGVFFQSILEKIVIRFKKWI, from the coding sequence ATGTTGAATATAGAACTGGTAAAGACTATAGCCTATTCTTTTTATAGGTTAATCTTAGCTTATATCTTATCATTATTCCTATCTCTTGTGATGGCCCTTCTGTCGGAAAAGTGGGGAAACATATCTGAAGGTCTATTAGTAGTATTTTCCACGATGTTGAAAGTGCCGAATATAGCCTTTCTTACTTTTTTTATGCTTTTTATTGGGATAGGGACACCCACAGTTATGATGACAATTATAGTATCTTTGGTGCCGACAATGGGTTTAGCTTTTATGTCAGTGTTAAAACAGGCAGATAAACATGTCATAGAGATCTCTGATATATTTCGTGTACCTTTTATAAGGAGAGTTTTTTATTTTTATTTGCCTAGTTTGGTAGAAAGCTTTCCACCGATATTCAATATGTCCTTTTCCCTTGCATTTAAGGTTATGGTGATGGCTGAGTTTGTTGCTGGCATGAATGGATTGGGGTATAAATTGGTGGAAAAAAAGGTTAGTTTTAATATGGATGAGGTGATTGGCTATATTATATTGATAGTTTTGACTGGTGTTTTTTTCCAGAGTATACTGGAGAAAATTGTTATCAGGTTTAAAAAATGGATATAG
- a CDS encoding polysaccharide biosynthesis protein, which translates to MNTKKIIAVVVFAFLTGCSIFLSYLLRFEFSIPSDFYKELIKHLPFIIFTKMAVFWYFNFFRGWWRYVSIYDAINIIKASIFSTIIIVLYFYVVYRFYKMPRSAFIIDFFLFTMFIFLLRISPRIFKESYEKFLGKNLTKKRVLIVGAGSAGQMIAREIRENERLQAEVVGFVDDDATKLKTYIQGIQVIGRIEDIPVVVKDDEIDEVIIAIPSATSDQMQKILEKCRESEARYKIIPGFGELLEGKLSVSRVREVQIEDLLGRAPIRLKLSEIEEYIKEKTILVTGAGGSIGSEITRQVSKYSPKNLIILDCAETPLFYIENSLKANPLNYNLSSIVADIRNVSKMEGIFNKHRPDIVIHAAAYKHVPMMEENYDEAISNNIFGTKVVADLANRFDVEKFILISTDKAVNPSNIMGATKRLAELYIQTLQKSSKTQFITVRFGNVLGSNGSVIPIFREQIRNGGPVTVTHPEVTRFFMTIPEAVQLVLQAGGMGKGGEIFLLDMGEPVKILKLAEEMIRLSNLEPYKDIQIVFTGLRPGEKLYEELLLEEEGATKTSSEKIWVAKQMNIDCECVLNVIDLLVNDKSLTKEQIKAIMKKVIPGLS; encoded by the coding sequence ATGAATACAAAAAAAATAATAGCGGTAGTAGTTTTTGCTTTTTTGACGGGATGTTCGATATTTTTATCCTATTTGTTAAGATTTGAGTTCAGCATTCCGTCTGATTTTTACAAAGAACTCATCAAACATCTACCTTTTATAATCTTTACCAAAATGGCTGTGTTTTGGTATTTTAATTTTTTCAGGGGTTGGTGGAGATATGTTTCAATCTATGATGCTATAAATATAATAAAGGCAAGTATCTTTTCGACAATTATTATAGTTTTATATTTTTATGTTGTCTATCGATTTTATAAAATGCCCAGATCAGCTTTTATTATAGACTTCTTTCTTTTTACAATGTTTATCTTTTTACTCAGGATATCTCCCCGAATCTTCAAAGAAAGCTATGAAAAGTTCTTAGGGAAGAACCTAACTAAGAAAAGGGTTTTGATTGTTGGTGCTGGTAGTGCTGGACAGATGATAGCAAGGGAAATACGGGAAAATGAAAGATTACAAGCAGAGGTTGTAGGGTTTGTGGATGATGATGCTACAAAACTGAAAACGTATATACAGGGTATCCAGGTGATCGGTAGGATAGAAGATATTCCGGTAGTCGTTAAGGATGATGAGATAGATGAGGTGATCATTGCGATCCCATCTGCTACATCTGATCAGATGCAAAAGATCTTGGAAAAATGTAGGGAGTCGGAGGCAAGGTATAAAATAATTCCAGGATTTGGAGAACTCTTAGAGGGGAAGCTTTCGGTAAGCCGGGTTAGAGAAGTGCAAATAGAGGATCTTTTGGGCAGAGCTCCAATCAGACTTAAGTTGTCTGAGATAGAAGAATATATAAAAGAAAAGACTATTCTGGTTACAGGTGCTGGTGGGAGTATTGGTAGTGAAATAACAAGGCAGGTATCTAAATATTCACCGAAGAATCTTATAATATTAGACTGTGCAGAAACGCCACTTTTTTATATTGAAAATAGTCTAAAAGCCAATCCTTTGAATTACAATCTCAGTTCAATTGTGGCAGATATCAGAAATGTGAGTAAGATGGAGGGTATCTTCAATAAGCATAGACCAGATATTGTTATCCATGCTGCAGCCTACAAGCATGTTCCTATGATGGAAGAAAATTATGATGAAGCTATAAGTAACAATATCTTTGGTACAAAAGTAGTGGCAGATCTCGCAAATAGATTTGACGTAGAGAAGTTTATCTTAATATCTACAGATAAAGCAGTAAATCCATCAAATATAATGGGAGCTACAAAAAGGTTAGCAGAACTTTACATACAGACACTACAAAAGTCATCTAAAACCCAATTTATTACTGTAAGATTTGGGAATGTGCTTGGTAGTAATGGATCGGTTATCCCCATTTTTAGGGAACAGATAAGAAATGGAGGTCCAGTTACAGTGACCCATCCAGAAGTGACAAGGTTTTTTATGACGATACCAGAAGCTGTCCAATTGGTTTTGCAGGCAGGTGGGATGGGTAAAGGTGGGGAGATATTCCTGCTTGATATGGGTGAACCAGTGAAAATATTGAAATTGGCTGAAGAAATGATCAGATTATCCAATTTAGAGCCTTATAAAGATATCCAGATAGTGTTTACAGGTTTGAGGCCAGGGGAGAAACTGTACGAAGAGCTGTTGTTAGAAGAAGAGGGAGCCACTAAGACATCCTCAGAAAAAATCTGGGTAGCAAAACAGATGAATATAGATTGCGAATGTGTGCTAAATGTAATAGATCTTCTTGTTAATGATAAGAGTTTGACAAAAGAGCAAATTAAGGCTATAATGAAAAAAGTTATTCCAGGATTATCTTAG